A stretch of Planococcus citri chromosome 5, ihPlaCitr1.1, whole genome shotgun sequence DNA encodes these proteins:
- the LOC135848034 gene encoding uncharacterized protein LOC135848034 isoform X1, producing MHFIAGCSKGYRQGLSGFRIDDDIYELVNPYLEKAERVIVALRTVYRRLNEIYSRSRGELFADYSLYLKGQERLRVTLINTIDVCKRLHTLFEFVINKDHLKALNGNQRIEVLREHLRSVNLDIGEANSTSDRGAEGTVASEQPKPSGSGLGQQ from the exons TTACAGGCAAGGATTATCGGGATTTAGAATTGACGACGATATTTACGAGCTGGTAAACCCCTACTTGGAGAAAGCGGAAAGGGTAATTGTCGCATTAAGAACGGTCTACAGACGTTTGAATGAGATTTACTCGCGTTCTAGGGGAGAATTATTCGCAGA TTACAGTTTGTATTTGAAGGGTCAAGAAAGACTGCGAGTAACATTAATCAATACCATCGACGTATGCAAACGGTTGCATACACTTTTCGAATTCGTCATAAACAAGGATCATCTAAAAGCTCTAAATGGAAATCAACGTATTGAGGTTTTACGAGAACACTTACGAtct GTCAATTTGGATATCGGCGAGGCGAATTCGACGTCGGATAGAGGCGCAGAAGGAACAGTTGCGTCAGAGCAGCCGAAACCAAGTGGATCAGGTTTGGGACAACAATAA
- the LOC135848034 gene encoding uncharacterized protein LOC135848034 isoform X2: MHFIAGCSKGQGLSGFRIDDDIYELVNPYLEKAERVIVALRTVYRRLNEIYSRSRGELFADYSLYLKGQERLRVTLINTIDVCKRLHTLFEFVINKDHLKALNGNQRIEVLREHLRSVNLDIGEANSTSDRGAEGTVASEQPKPSGSGLGQQ; encoded by the exons GCAAGGATTATCGGGATTTAGAATTGACGACGATATTTACGAGCTGGTAAACCCCTACTTGGAGAAAGCGGAAAGGGTAATTGTCGCATTAAGAACGGTCTACAGACGTTTGAATGAGATTTACTCGCGTTCTAGGGGAGAATTATTCGCAGA TTACAGTTTGTATTTGAAGGGTCAAGAAAGACTGCGAGTAACATTAATCAATACCATCGACGTATGCAAACGGTTGCATACACTTTTCGAATTCGTCATAAACAAGGATCATCTAAAAGCTCTAAATGGAAATCAACGTATTGAGGTTTTACGAGAACACTTACGAtct GTCAATTTGGATATCGGCGAGGCGAATTCGACGTCGGATAGAGGCGCAGAAGGAACAGTTGCGTCAGAGCAGCCGAAACCAAGTGGATCAGGTTTGGGACAACAATAA